A single genomic interval of Pangasianodon hypophthalmus isolate fPanHyp1 chromosome 8, fPanHyp1.pri, whole genome shotgun sequence harbors:
- the LOC113546036 gene encoding major histocompatibility complex class I-related gene protein: protein MKRLYVLLNLLTVLSSANTGSHSLCSVATFIIGETPFPEFTVLMMLDDIIVSYYDSDKQKTVMRVDRMINDEEQDFSDLIFGALHKEMQKRAHLLKQHFNCSNGVHVEQRLECCELLSNNVQGQMKMIDAFNGLSGFVMDYNIHQHLLHTVVKWPIGFDTLKYEYHKALYLHFLQPTCTTALHILLKDLRNYALRKVKPRVRLMKKLNSRSGGARLTCLATGFYPRHINMTLLKDGQGIPEHLITVKDRLPNGDGTYQMRKTVEISEEELQQKHNYTCTAMHLIQDNKMDVYWEMLLADDRPGPNITIIAISALFVCVIAPTAAFLIWKRRRAASQASSQTDYSATSTTEQ, encoded by the exons ATGAAGAGACTCTACGTTTTACTAAACCTTCTCACAGTTTTATCATCTGCCAACACAG GTTCCCACTCGCTGTGCTCGGTGGCGACGTTCATCATAGGAGAGACGCCTTTCCCCGAGTTCACCGTCCTGATGATGCTGGATGATATAATAGTCTCATACTATGATTCAGATAAGCAAAAGACAGTTATGAGAGTAGACAGAATGATAAATGATGAAGAGCAAGATTTTTCTGATttgatatttggagcactacaCAAAGAAATGCAGAAACGAGCACATCTTCTTAAGCAGCACTTTAACTGCTCTAATG GTGTCCATGTGGAACAAAGGCTGGAGTGTTGTGAATTGCTAAGCAATAATGTGCAAGGACAAATGAAGATGATTGATGCTTTCAATGGCTTAAGTGGATTTGTGATGGACTATAATATACACCAACATTTGCTCCACACCGTTGTAAAATGGCCAATAGGCTTTGACACGCTGAAGTATGAATATCACAAGGCACTTTACCTCCATTTTCTGCAACCTACATGCACTACAGCTTTACACATATTACTTAAAGATTTGAGGAATTATGCACTGAGAAAAG TGAAGCCCAGAGTGAGACTCATGAAGAAACTCAACTCGCGCTCCGGAGGGGCTCGTCTGACCTGCCTGGCCACTGGTTTTTACCCACGACACATTAACATGACCCTGCTGAAGGATGGCCAGGGCATACCCGAGCACCTCATCACTGTGAAGGATCGTCTGCCCAATGGAGATGGAACCTATCAAATGAGGAAGACTGTGGAGATCAGTGAGGAAGAGCTCCAACAGAAACACAACTACACCTGCACGGCTATGCACCTCATCCAGGACAACAAGATGGATGTCTACTGGG AAATGCTGCTCGCAGACGACAGACCAGGTCCAAACATTACTATCATCGCCATCAGTGcactatttgtgtgtgtgatcgcACCAACAGCTGCCTTCCTTATATGGAAGAGAAGGCGTGCAG CTTCTCAAGCGTCCTCTCAGACGGACTACTCTGCTACCTCGA cCACGGAGCAGTAG